A region of the Microbulbifer pacificus genome:
ACTCGGTGTCGGAAATCCTGTCGGTCGATTGTCGCCAGCGGACGGCATCGGCGTGCGGGCTTGCGGGATCGTGACCGAGGCGCAGCAGCTCTTGGTCAATCCACATGGCATAGTGTTCCAGGGGCTGGGGGCCTTTGACATACAGTCCGTTCACAAAAACCACCGGTACGCTGTGTAGACCGAGGGCCCGTGCCTGGGCGGTATCGGCAGTAATCCTGTCGATGCGGTCGGGCTCGTCAAGGCATCGGCTAAAGGCGTCTTGTGCAATTCCCAGTTGTGACGCCAGCTGCGTGAAGACCTTTTCGTCCAGTGTCTTGGCGCGGGTGTAGAGGCCATCAGCGTAGGCCCAGGGCATACCCTGCAGGCTGGCGCAGTGCACCGCAACAGCCGCTGGCGCGCCCTGGCGGTGGTAGCGCATGGGAAAATCAAATGGCGCTATGGAAATCCAGCCGGCATAGCGATCCAGTAGTTCACGCAGTACCAGATTGGTGGCGGCACAGTGGACCGACTGGTAGGAGCAGAACACTGCGAGGGTGATCGGGGCTGCGGGGTTGCCGCGCAGCGGGCGGTCTGCGGTATCAATTTCGAGTCTCGGGGGGCTGGGGTAGGGGAGCAGCCAGTCGACCGCGGGACGAGCCTCCGTAGAGTCAGCCGACGGGAATTTTGCTTCCACCATCGATTTCAAGGTATCGAAGCGCAGTTGATACTCGGCAAGGGCCAGGTCGTGCCGCTCGAGAATGATTTTTTGATCTACCTCTCCCAGCGTGATTGCGCTATTCCCGATGCGCGCCACCATCTGCTCGTCGCGCTTCCCCGTGTCACTTGCGGCTGGCGCATCCTCGCCACAGGCTGTGAGCAGCGCAGCGATGAAAACAGGTAGAAGCCGCAAGGCCCGGCAGCAATGCTGGTAGTCCAGTTCGTCCATGGATTTTGATCCGCTGGCTATTATTCTGCGAGGAGTTCTACCACAAGGTCACAAGGCGCTCTACCGAGCCCATAGCGCGCTGCGCATGTTGGCGCGACGTTAAACGCTGCAGGATGCGTTGGCAAACTTTCTCGCTACCTTGGTACTCGGGAAGAGTGGAGCGCTACAAGAAGCTGAGGAAGGGCCGGCACTGGGTAACATTGCCGGCCTAAGACTATTTAACTTGAAAATCAGAAGCCGCTGGACCAGCCGAATCGAATAATACTCTGGCTCATGGTGAGATCTGCCTCACCGCCACCAAATGCTGCCGGAATCGAGCCGCTCCCTGCCACTTTTTCCTCGAATGCATGGGTATAGGAAATCAGCCATTCTCCCAGGCCGGTACGCCATTCTGCGCCAACACTGCCGTGATTCTTGATGACCGCGGGTGCCAGGATGTTGATAAAGGTCTGGTCGCCTGAAATCGCTTGCCCGGCGTGGCTGATCCCGCCGCGCAGGGTAACCGTATCGTTCAAGGCGTATACCGCCCCGAATTTAATCACCTCCACATCGCTCCAACCAAAACCGGGGCCGCCATCGGCACCCAGGGGATTGCCCTGGAAAAGCAGGTTCAGGCTGTTTCCGACCGAACCTATGTCGCTGTACTCAATGCGCTGCCAGTCGGCTGCAAGAGTAAGAGCGGAGCTGGCATTCCAGCTGATACCTGCCCCATAGCTCGCGGGGATATCAAATCCGCCCTGGTCCGCAAATAGACCGGCATATTCACCAAAAGTACCGGTCTCGATTTTCGAAGACCAGGAAGCACCGAGCGTGACGTTTTCATCCAGTTGGCCGATCCAACCGAGCTTCAGTCCCCAGCCATGTGCACTGTCATGGCCATTGTTTGTGACCTTGCCGGGCTGGGCCGATACAAATGCGTTATCGAACGGCTGCAGGCCGTTCGCCTCAAAACGCTGATAGGCAAAGGTCGCCGCAATACCCAGCGAATGCGCTGGGGTTGGGCGGAATGCCAGTGATGGCGTAACAATAAGCTGGCTCAGATCCACTCCAGCATCGCCAGACGCCCCAAAAGCCGCAAATGGATTGGTGCTGTAATCCGTGTTCATCCCTCCATTACCGTACACCGCGATTCCGTAACTCCAGCGGGTAGAGATTTCGCGTGAATAGCCAATTTCTGGAATCACAAAGGCGGATACGCCATTACCGTTATAGTTCCCGTCGGCGCCTGCAAGGTTGCCTTTGATGCGCGCACTGCGGTCTGGGTTGAACCAGGTGAACCCCACGTCCAAGCGGTTGCCTACCAGCGCGGTTCCCGCGGGATTGGTCGCCGCAGCAAGGGAATCTTGTGGCAGGGCTATACCGACACCCGTCATCGACTGGGCCTTGGGGCCGACGCCATCCATAAAGTAACCATTGGTGGCATTTGCGGAGGTAGAAAATAACAGGGAACAAACAATGGCAGCCAGAGTAGCTGAATAACTGTCATCCAGTGGTTTGGCGTTGGTGAAGAATTTTATGCCGGCGATAACTGTTGTTACTGCTAATACTGTAATTACAGGAAAGATTTCTAAGTGCAGATTCATTACGCATCACCCTATTTTTGTGATTATTTTGCTTATTTTTGTGAGGTTACCTATTTACTGCTGTGGTCATTTTTTCAGTGATTTTGAAAATTTTGTCGATCTTTGAGATGTGTTCTTATTCTGGTAAAAGTGCCTCGTTTGTATTGTGGGTTTTTCGTATCGGTTTAAGTGGTAATTTTGGGGTTCATGGGAATGCAGCGTTTACTGTGGCCGAGGAAGTCTATTCAGCAGCCGTTGAAGTGACATCCAGAACAGCTCGTCCCGGGAGTAACCGCTAAAACGATCTACCTCATGCCCATCGCTAATCAGAATAAAAGTGGGGGTGCCGACGATGGCGGCTTTGAGCTGCACCTGCTGATCTTCCAATACGATAATATTGCCGTGGATTTCGCTGAAGTTAAGTGGCCGAAGTGGAGCAATGCTGGCCTCTTCGGTTTTGGGGTAAATACTCCCGATGTCGCGATCAAAGGCTCGGCAAGCTCCGCACT
Encoded here:
- a CDS encoding thioredoxin domain-containing protein, producing the protein MDELDYQHCCRALRLLPVFIAALLTACGEDAPAASDTGKRDEQMVARIGNSAITLGEVDQKIILERHDLALAEYQLRFDTLKSMVEAKFPSADSTEARPAVDWLLPYPSPPRLEIDTADRPLRGNPAAPITLAVFCSYQSVHCAATNLVLRELLDRYAGWISIAPFDFPMRYHRQGAPAAVAVHCASLQGMPWAYADGLYTRAKTLDEKVFTQLASQLGIAQDAFSRCLDEPDRIDRITADTAQARALGLHSVPVVFVNGLYVKGPQPLEHYAMWIDQELLRLGHDPASPHADAVRWRQSTDRISDTELPLQLSGTSVSSQPEQSTALVRIRGASAGRFSPGDKLLPGVILKRVYERYAILQVSDHLERLPLSSDDGDYVRVPKTATTDRDEATMRRIEQPVGESRKLIAPSGVLPLGQEWLEQQLRNRAELEQKFVPAEHVVDGHNLLRLEGIEESEFFTALGFEEGDVVVRVNDSWVHSGQNQLWDALTSGEVVDVTYMRNGLPQRVQYEVHEKGYFEQQSDKSNAGDDE
- a CDS encoding OmpP1/FadL family transporter yields the protein MNLHLEIFPVITVLAVTTVIAGIKFFTNAKPLDDSYSATLAAIVCSLLFSTSANATNGYFMDGVGPKAQSMTGVGIALPQDSLAAATNPAGTALVGNRLDVGFTWFNPDRSARIKGNLAGADGNYNGNGVSAFVIPEIGYSREISTRWSYGIAVYGNGGMNTDYSTNPFAAFGASGDAGVDLSQLIVTPSLAFRPTPAHSLGIAATFAYQRFEANGLQPFDNAFVSAQPGKVTNNGHDSAHGWGLKLGWIGQLDENVTLGASWSSKIETGTFGEYAGLFADQGGFDIPASYGAGISWNASSALTLAADWQRIEYSDIGSVGNSLNLLFQGNPLGADGGPGFGWSDVEVIKFGAVYALNDTVTLRGGISHAGQAISGDQTFINILAPAVIKNHGSVGAEWRTGLGEWLISYTHAFEEKVAGSGSIPAAFGGGEADLTMSQSIIRFGWSSGF
- a CDS encoding thioredoxin family protein, with translation MPTLSHSPPFALLEKARNTATILLLLFCPVLNAAELLYVFEPQCGACRAFDRDIGSIYPKTEEASIAPLRPLNFSEIHGNIIVLEDQQVQLKAAIVGTPTFILISDGHEVDRFSGYSRDELFWMSLQRLLNRLPRPQ